The DNA window TGGCCGCTGCAGCCGCCAGAGGCGCTGCCGTGGCCGTGGCCGTGATTGTGGTGGTCGTGTGCAGTCATCGTGGATGGTGTCCTTTCCTTGTTGGTGATGACAGGTCGGGTTTTCAGGCCCTTGCGGGTTCGCCTGCCGAGGCAGGTGTACTGCCTGCCGGGACGCTCTGGTTGTCGGCTTTGGCCTTGAACCTGCGTAGCCGGAGGCTGTTGGAGACCACCGAGACGCTGGAGAAGGCCATGGCCGCTCCGGCCAGCATCGGATTCAGCAGCCCGAAGGCCGCGATCGGGATGGCCGCGCTGTTGTAGCCGAAGGCCCAGAACAGGTTCTGCTTGATCGTGCGCAGCGTGCGCCTGGCTAGCCGGATCGCGTCCGCGGCCGCCCGCAGGTCACCGCGGACCAGGGTGATATCGGCGGCCTCGATGGCGACATCGGTGCCGGTGCCCATAGCGAGGCCGAGGTCGGCCTGGGCCAGGGCGGGGGCGTCGTTGACGCCGTCACCGACCATGGCCACGACCTTGCCCTCGCCTTGGAGGCGGGCGACGACGTCGACCTTGTCCTTGGGCAGCACCTCGGCGATGACCTCGGTGATGCCGACGGCGGCGGCGACTTGCTCGGCCACGGTCTGGTTGTCCCCGGTCAGCAGCACCGGAGTCAGCCCGAGCTCCTTGAACTGGCTGATCGCCTCCGCACTGGTGGGCTTGATCTGGTCCGAGACCACCAGCACACCTCGTGCCTGCCCGTCCCAGCCGACGGTGATCGCGGTCTTGCCCTCGGACTCTGCGGCCTGCTTGGCGGCCTTGAGTTCATCGTCGAGGTGGATCGACCAATCAGCCAGCAGCGCCTCCCGGCCCGCGACCACGGCGTGACCGTCGACAACGCCTTGTACGCCCTTGCCTTCGATGTTGTCGAAGGATTCCGGGGCGGGCAGTTCACCGACCTGTGCGGTGGCTCCGGCGGCGATGGCCTGGGCGATGGGGTGTTCGGAGTAGTCCTCGAGGCCGCCGGCGATGCGCAGCAGTTCATCACGGCTCACGCCTGGGGCGGGCAGCGCATCGGTGAGGGTCATTTTGCCGGTGGTGACGGTGCCGGTCTTATCCAGCACGATCGTGTCGACCTTCTTCGTGGACTCCAGCACCTCGGGGCCTTTGATGAGCACGCCCATCTGGGCGCCCCGCCCGGTGCCGACCAGCAGCGCGGTCGGTGCGGCCAGGCCCATGGCGCACGGGCAGGCGATGATCAGCACCGCCACGGTCGCGGTGAACGCGGCACTGACCGGGAAGCCGGCCATGAGCCAGGCGCCCAGGGCGGCGACCGCCACAGCGATCGCGATCGGGACGAACACGCCCGAGACCCGATCGACCAGACGCTGGATCTCGGCCTTACCGGACTGGGCGTCTTCGACCATCTTCGCCATCTGCGCCAGCTGAGTATCCGAGCCGACCCGGCTGGCCTTCACGACCAGGCGACCACCGGCATTGACCGTGGCTCCGGCGACGGTGTCACCCTCGGAGACCTCGACGGGCACTGATTCGCCGGTGAGCATCGAGGCATCGATCGCTGAGCTGCCGGAGGTGATCACCCCGTCGGTGGCGATCTTCTCACCCGGTCGGACCACGAACTCGTCGCCGACGTTGAGTTCCTCGATGGGAACCCTTTGCTCAGTGCCGTTTCGCAGGATGGAGACTTCCTTGGCGCCGAGTTCCAGCAGGGCGCGCAGGGCGGCTCCGGCTTGGCGCTTGGAGGTCTTCTCGAAGTAGCGGCCCAGCAGCACGAAGGTGATCACCCCGGCGGCGACCTCCAGGTAGATATGCCCCAGTCCGTCAGTGCGTGAGATGGTCAGCTCGAAGGGGTGGACCACCCCGCGGTCTCCGGCGGTGCCGAAGAACAGTGCGACCAGTGACCAGATCAGTGCGGCACTGGTGCCCACCGAGATCAGGGTGTCCATCGTGGCCGCGCCGTGTTTGAAGTTCGCCCAGGCGGCCTTGTGGAAGGGCCAGCCGGCCCACACCACCACCGGGGCGGCCAGGGCAAGGGAGGCGAAGCCCCAGAAGTCGAACTGCAGCGCCGGGATCATCGCCATCAGAATCACCGGCACCGCCAACACTGCTGCACCGATCAGCCGCTGTTTGAGCACCCTGATCTCGGCATCCTCACGCGACTCGCCCTCATCAGCCGTGCTGGGCTTTTCGCCCTTGGGGCTGGGCAGTTCGGCAGTGTAGCCGGTCTTCTCCACCTCAGCGATGAGCAGGCCCGGGTCGTAGCCTTCGGGGGCGGTGACGCTGGCCTTCTCGGTGGCGTAGTTCACCGACGCCTCGACGCCGTCGAGTTTGTTGAGCTTCTTCTCGATCCGGTTGGCACAGGAGGCGCAGGTCATGCCACCGATCTGCAGCTCAACACCGGCGAGATTCACGCTAGCGTCTTGTGCGCTGGTGCTCTCAGTGGTCATGGTTCTCTCCTTCATCGTTGCCGTCCTGACCCTCGCCAGAGCCAGCGCTGCTGGTGGTGTCGATGACCAGCGGGGCGGTGTGCACCTGCCCGTCGACCTGGAAGTCCAGGTAGAGCAGGTAGCGCCCTGGCGTGGGTGCGGTGGCCTCGAAGGCGATCTCCGGGCCGGAGGTCTCACCGGCTGCGGGTGCGTCACCGTGTGGGTGGACGTGCAGGTAGGCCAGGTCCCCTTCGCGCAGGGCGACCAGGTGCCCGAACGACCCCAGGTAAGGCTCCAGCTCAGTGACTGGTTCGCCCTCGCGGGTGACGGTCATCGTCAGCTCGGATGCTTCACCGGCGATGAGGTCGCCTTCCACTGCGACGTCGAACCCGTTGACTGTGCTCTGGGCAGCAGGCTCGGCCGGAACCGGCTCGTAGTCACCTGTGACCTGCACCGTGGTCGACAGGGTCAGGCCCTCGCCGGTATCGGCGGGCACGAAGTCTGCGAAGACCCGGTAGGTGCCGGCCTCTTCCCACCGCCAGGGGATGGACCACGTGCCGTCCTCGTCCCGCTCGGGGTGGACGTGGGCGAAGTGCTGCCCGTCCGCGCGGACGGCGATCAGGTGCATCTCCTGTTCGTGGTCGAGCTCGAAGTCGGTCACCGGGTTCCCGTCGGGGCCGGTCACCGTGAACGTCAGCTCGCCCTCGCCGGCTGTGCTGGTGGGGGCACTCACCTCGCTGAGCTGGAAGCCATCTTGGGCCAGGCCGAGGCCCAGTGAGGCCGCATCGGCCTCATGGCCGCCGTGCCCATCAGCCTGCCCGCCATTCATCTCGTCTTCTCCTCCGTGGTGGGTGGTGTCTTCGGTCTCTTCTGTCCAGGCCTGCACGGTGTCCTCGGGGACGACCGCGTTCGCCGTGAATCCGGCCACGGCGAACACGGCCACGAGGATCAGCCCGTACAGGCCCAGCCGTGCAGGGGCCCTCATGCTCAGCTCCTGACGGCGGTGTAGCCGGCCTCATCGACCGCGGCGATCACCGCAGCGTCCTCGACCGGCTGCTCGGCGGTGACGGCCAGGTGCCCGGTCTGGGCGCTGACCTCAATGCCGGTCACCCCGTCGATCTCGGAGACCTCGCTGCGGATCGCACCCTCGCAGTGCCCGCAGGTCATCCCGGTCACCTGGTACTCAGTCGTGGTTGCCATAATGCATAACTCCTTCTCTTGTGTACGACTTATTTGAGACTATACCCATGGGGGGTAGGGGGTCAACTGGCAGTGGTCTGCTCGGCCTCCTGGGTTTCCCCGGTGGGTCGAACGTGGCGCAGCCGGGTGGCGGCGATGATCGCTGCGACCACGGCGATGACGGCCGAGACGATCGCGGCGGTGTTCAGCCCGCCGGTGAAGGCCTCCTGTGCGGCACTGATGACCTGTTCACCCAGGGCAGGGTCCAGGCCTGGTGCGGTGGCCATCGCGCCGTCGACGCTGTCCGATGCCGCCGTCGAAGCGTCGGCCGGCAGTCCGTCGGGCAGCAGCCCGCCGATCTGGTTCCGGTAGGCGGCGATCCCCACACTGCCGATGACTGCGACACCCAGGGAGATGCCCAGGTCGTTCGCGGTGGTCGCCAGTCCCGAGGCTCCGCCGGCTTTCTCTGGGGGCACGGAGCTGACGACCAGATCGGTGGTCAGCGCCATGGACGGGGCGACGCCGGGGTAGGTGATCACGAAGGATGCGATCACCAGCGCCAGGCCGGTGCCGGCGTCGAGCTGGGTGAACAGGATGTAGCCGACTACCTGGGTGAGCAGGCCGATCGCGATCACATTGCCGGGCCTGAACTTCCGGGCGAAGACCGGGGAGAGTGTGGAGACCACGATCAGCACCGCCGCCGCAGGGAGGATTGACAAGCCGGCTTGCAGGGGCGAGAGTTCCTGGACCTGCTGGAGGTACTGGGTGAATATCGAGTACACGCCACCCAGTGCCGCTGCCGAGAGCAGGAACACTGCCAGTGCTCCGGAGACGGTGCGGTTGGCGAACAGCCGCACATCCAGCAGCGGCTTCTCAGCCCGCAGCTGCCGGATCACGAACCACAGCCCGACCAGCGCACCTGCGACCAGAAGTCCGATCGAGGGGCCGGCCGGCTCCTGGGCGGCGAAGCGCTTGATGCCGTAGATGATCGCCAGCAGTCCGCCGACCAGCAGCAGAGCGCTGAACAGGTCGATCTTCGCGTTCGGGTCCTTGTGCTCGGGCAGCAGCAGCGGGGCACCGATGACGACCAGCGCCATGATCGGCACCGCGACCAGGAAGGTGGCCTGCCAGCCGAAGCCCTCCAGCAGCACACCGGAGAGCAGTGGGCCGAGAGCGACACCGGCGGAGATGCCGCCGGCCCACACGCCGATGGCCACGCCGCGCTGCTTGGCATCGGCGAAGAGCACGAAGATCAGCCCCAGGGTGGCCGGGATCATCATGGCCGCAGCAAGACCCAGAATCGCCCGCCAGGCGATCATCAACTCCGCGCTCGTCGTCAACGCTGCAACGATCGAGACGCCCGCGAAGAGGATCGCCCCGATGATCATGAGCAGGCGCTTGCCGATCCGGTCGCCGAGGACGCCCATGGCCACCAGGAATCCGGCCATGACGAAGCCGTAGATGTCCAGAATCCACAGCAGCTGTGTGCTCGAGGGACCCAGATCGGCGGCCATGTTCGGCGCAGCCAAGAACAGGATGGTCAACATCATGAACAGCAGTGTCGAGGGGGTGACCAGTACGGCCAGGCCCCACCACTGCTTCGCTCCGGCCTTCTCCGCCGGGGTATTCGACTGATTCATGACACGCCACCCCCTGGGCGTGCCGCAACGATCGTTCTCATAGCGTCTGCTCCTTTCTGAGCGGCGTCTGCAGTGACCTGGCGGCCACCCACTCGCAAACTCCTACATGCGAGTACGACTTGTAACAGCTACACTATCTCATACATTCCCGTCTGAGATGAAAGGTGGAGTGATGGCGACCAAGAAGGCCACTGCCACACGTGACCGGCCGAGCACTGGGTCTGGCAGCTCTGGTACTGGGAGTCGGGGCGCGGCGAACCAGCGTGCCGATGCCCTGTGCAACCGGGCCAAGATCCTGGCCGGTACGGTCACGGCGATCCGGAAGAATCCTGACGCCTCGGTAGCGGATATCGCCGCTGAGGCCGGTGTGGGGCGTCAGACGCTCTACGGGCACTTCCGCACCCGACCCGAACTCATCGATGCTGCTCTCCTGGAGAGTCTCGAACGCGCCGAGGGCGTCTTGAGCGAAATCTCACTCGATGGCGATGCACGTGATGCTTTTCAGCGGCTGGTGGCCTCCAGCTGGGTGTTCGTAGATCAGTCACGCGCGGTACTTGCCGCAGCCCAGAAGGAACTCTCCCCTGCCCGCATTCGCGAGTTGCACGAGAAGGCTGAGGCTCGCATGCGCGGTCTGCTCGAACGCGGCCAGGCTGAAGGCGCGTTCCGCTCCGATCTGCCGCTGAGCTGGCTGCTGACCACCACCCACGTGGTTCTCAACGGGGCCGCTGAGGAAGTCCGCACCGGCAAGCTCGATCCCGACGACGCGCCGTGGTTCATCGACGCGATCCTGCTGCCAGCCTTCACTCATGACGCCCATTCGGAGCAAGGGCGATGAGCCCGGTCCGCATCGGCATCCTCGGCGCAGGAGCAGCCGGGGTCGCGGCCGCGAAAACCCTGCAGGCTGTCTCGCCGGAGGTTCAGGCCGATGTGTTCGCCCGTACCGGGGAACAGCCGTTCAACCGCACGCTGGTCAACAAGGGTGTTGCGATCGGCCTACTCAGCCCCGAACAGACGGCTCTACCAGAGACCGGGGCGGCTCTGGTAGCCGACACCGTGCGTGGCATCGACCCCCGTGCACGCCAGGTGCATCTTGCCTCTGGTCAGAGTCGCACCTATGACGGGATCATCATCGCCACCGGCAGCCGGCCCCGTACCCTGGGAGAAGATGTCCTTGGCCGGGACGACGCCCTGGCCACCGGCAGGCTCACCACTTTGCATTCGCTGACCGATGCCACCGGTATCCGCGACCGGCTCGCGGCACTTCCCGGTTCGGCACGGGTGCTGATTCTCGGCGCTGGGGTGCTTGCCGCAGAGACCTCCTCACTGCTGAGCGCCGCTGGACACGACGTTGCCCTGATCAGCCGGTCCACCCTGCCAGGCGCCTCGGTATTCGGGGAGCACATCGCCAAGAAACTCCTGGACCTGCACCAGGCACGCGGGTCGACCTACCTGGGTCGCACCATCCAGGCAGTGCGCACCCACCCCGACCACATCAGCATCGTCCTCGACGGCGGGGACCGGGTTGAGGGTGATCTCGCGATCATCGCCCACGGCACCCTCCCAGCAGCCCCCTCACCATGGAACGGCCCCGATGGCATCCCGGTCGATGACCGGCTTCGACTACGGCAGGAACCAGATCAGCGCATCTACGCCGGCGGCGGTGTCGCCATCCATGAGCATCCAGAACTCGGCGCGTATCGCATCGATCACTGGGATGACGCCGCAGCCCAAGGAGCCCACGCCGCGCACACGCTGCTGTACGACCACGGTCTCGGTGACGATCCCGGTGCTTACCGGCCGGTCTCGACGTTCACCTCCAGCATCCACGGACACATCCTCGCCGGAGCCGGACACCCGACCCCCGGCAGCACCGCACGACTGATCTCCGATGATCCACCAGTGGTACTCCACGAACATGCCGGAGTACCGGTCGCGGCCACCGGCCTCGACGCCGTCGCACTCATCCACCAGTGGGCACCGCGCCTGCACCACCAACACACCCAGAACTAGACCCCCGCAACAGGACCAGGCAGGACCGAGACAGACGAACGCGGTAGACAAAACCCGCCCAGCTCCAGGACACGGCCCGGTTCGGCACGCCAGAGCTCCCACACCACGATAGAAGGAAACGCATACCAGATGGGCCTCTTCGCCATCCGCGACTACCGTCGCCTGTTCAGCGCCCAAGTCATCGCGCTGTTCGGCACCGGCCTGGCCACCGTCGCCCTCGGCCTGCTCGCCTACGATCTTGCCGGCCAGAACGCTGGTGCCGTTCTGGGCACGGCCCTGACCATCAAGATGGTCATGTACGTACTCATTGCACCCCTGGCGGCTGCCTACGCCGACCGCCTGCCCCGACGTCTGTTCCTGGTCCTGCTCGATGTCGCCCGCGCGCTGGTGGTCCTCGCTTTGCCGTTCGTCACCGAGGTGTGGCACATCTACCTGCTCATCGGCATCCTGCAGGCCTCATCGGCCGCGTTCACGCCCACCTTCCAAGCCACCATCCCCGACATTGTCACCAAAGAGAGCGACTACACCCGAGCGTTGTCGGCATCCCAGGTCGCCTACACCATGGAGACCCTACTCAGCCCCGTCCTGGCCGCCATCGCCCTGACCTTCATGACCTTCAACTGGCTGTTCATCGCCACCTCCGTCGGATTCGTGATCTCCGCGATGCTCGTCCTGGCCACCCGCATCCCCAACGCGCGACCCAGCGACCACGCCGGGCCATGGGCGCGCGTCTCCTCCGGTATCCATACCTTCACCTCGACCACATCCCTGCGCGGCGTGATCGCCCTGAACCTGGTCGTCGCCTCGGCCGGCTCCATCGTCGTAGTCAACACCGTCAACCACGTTCGCGACACCCTGGCTGGCACCCAGTCCGATGTGGCGTGGGCACTGGCCGCCTCCGGAGGCGGGACCCTCCTGGTCGCACTCGCGCTGCCCTGGATCATGGACCGCGTCGCCGACCGGAAAGTGATGATGATCGGCGCGATCGTGCTCCTGATCGGCGTGCTGGCGGCCGTGGCCATGACCGGGGCCGCTGTTGTCTCGTGGGCGGCCACGATCGCAATCTGGATCATCATCGGCGCCGGCATGGCATTGATCGTCACCCCCACCGGTCGCGTCATCCGCTCCGCGGTACGTCCCTCCGAACTACCCGCGGCATTCGCCGCCCAGTTCTCTCTCTCCCACATGGCCTGGCTGCTGACCTACCCGATCGCCGGCTGGGTCGGCACCGCAGCCGGGTTCACCTGGGCTTGGTCTCTCCTAGCAGCTCTCGCCGTCACCGGTGCCGTAGGCGCCGTCCTGCTCTGGCCAGCCACCACCCAACAAGCACCCGCACCACCGCCACCCCCAGGCGGCATTGACCGCCCCCTCAAGAAAGAGGCCGTCGCCCAAGAAGCCACCCTCACTGCAACCCAATGCTCCTGCGCACGCCCCGTCTGACCACACCGTGGTGGCACGTAACCGCACACCAAACCGGAGACACTGCCCAGGAACGTCGACCCCATGGAGAACGATGACCCACCCCAGACCACACACCGCAACCGCGATCACCCTCGCCCTGGCACTGGCCCTGTTCGCGTCAGGCTGCTCCACCGCATCCGAAGTAAGCGACACCGAAACCAAATCGGCCATCCCGGATGCGAGCGAGAACTGGCTTGCCGACTATGACCTCGATGGTCTCGACGGGCGAGAGATCACCGAGTACCTCGATGCGATGCCGGTCGCGGACCGCCCCGAGGAGCTGATCGCCTCAGTCGAACCTGAGACGCTCGTGCTCTACGACACCAGCGGCAACGAGACCACCGTCCCGCTGCCGGAGTACGAGTTCTACCTCTCCTTCGCCCCGTTCATCGAGCACACCCACGAATGCCACTTCCACAGCCTCACCACCTGCCTGGGAGAACTGGCCAACGAGGAGATCGACATCACCGTCACCGACGAGACTGATGCGGTGCTCGTCGATGAGACCGTGCGCACCTACGACAACGGCTTCGCCGGGCTCTGGCTGCCCCGTGACATCGAAGCCACCCTCACCGTCACCCAGGGTGAGCGCTCTGCCACGGTTCCGATCTCCACCGCCGAGGACGCCCCGACCTGCCTCACCACGCTGCAGCTGACCTGATCGATTCGAGCAGACAAGGAGGGCCACCGCCATCATGACCACCACTTTCACCGCAGCCGATCTGCTCGTCGCCGGACTGGAGAACGAAGGCGTCGATCGCATCTTCGGACTGCCCGGCGAAGAGAACCTCGATCTGCTCGACGCGATCCGCCGCTCCAGCATCGAACTGATTCTGACCCGTCACGAGCAGGCAGCCGCCTTCATGGCCGCCACCCACGGGCGACTCACCGGCCGGCCAGGGGTGTGCCTGACCACGCTCGGCCCCGGTGCCCTCAACCTGTCCACCGGAGCGGCCTATGCGCTGCTCGGGGCGATGCCGATGGTGATGATCACCGGCCAGAAAGGCATCCTCACCGCCGCGCAGGCACGCTTCCAGATCGTGGACACGATCGCGGCGATGAAGCCGTTGACCAAGATGACCCAGCAGATCGTCTCGCCCGGCACAATCCCCACCCTGGTCCGCGAAGCCTTCCGTGTCGCTCAGGCTGAACGGCCCGGCCCGGTGCACCTGGAACTTCCCGAAGACATCGCCGCCACCACCACACCCCGCCTGGACCTCATCAAGCCCGCTCACCCCGTCCTGCCCACCGCCAGCACCGAGGCGATCAACACGGCCGTCGAGGTGATCTCGGGAGCCAAGCGTCCGTTGATCATGCTCGGTGCTGCCGCAGCACGACCACGATGCACCCAGGCGCTGACCGAGTTCGTCTCCCACTCGCGGATTCCGTTCTTCACCACCCAGATGGGCAAGGGCACCGTCTCCGGATGCACCGACCTCTACCTGGGCACCGCCGCCCTGACCGAGGGCGACTACCTGCACGAGGCCATCGACCAGGCCGACGTGATCATCACCATCGGCCACGACACCGTCGAAAAGCCCCCGTTCACCATGCGAGCCAACGGGCCACGGGTCGTGCATCTCGACTACCAGCCTGCCACCGTCGAAGAGGTCTACACCCCGCACCTGGAAGTCACAGGCGATCTCCACCACACCCTGCACGCCCTCACCGAACAACTCGCCGGACACATACCGCACGCCGGAGCACTGCTGCCGCTGCGTGAGCGCATCCTCGCGAAGGTCGCCGACAGAGCCACCAAGGACCGGCTCACCCCGCAACGCATCGTGCACCAGGTCCGTCAGGTCATGCCCGATGACGGCATCGTCGCCCTCGATAACGGCATGTACAAAATCTGGTTCGCCCGCAACTACCGCACCACCACCGCGAACACGCTCCTGCTCGACAACGCCCTGGCCACCATGGGAGCCGGCCTGCCCTCGGCGATCGCCGCCGCGCTCCTGCACCCGGGTCGTCGGGTCATGGCCGTCTGCGGCGATGGCGGGTTCATGATGAACAGCCAAGAGCTCGAAACCGCGGTCCGTCTCGGCCTCAACCTTGTGGTGGTGATCCTCGATGACCACGCCTACGGCATGATCCGCTGGAAACAAGCTGTTGACGGGTTCCCCGACTATGGCATGACCTTCGGCAACCCCGACTTCGTCGCCTACGCAAGGGCCTACGCCGCCACCGGCACCCACGTCACCGAAGCTGCGCAGCTTGGCCCCGCCCTGGAAGACGCATTTACTCAGGGCGGAGTGCAGCTCATCCATGTCCCGGTGGACTACTCCGAGAACACCCGCGTACTCATTGAGGAGCTCCAACACTGCTCCACAACTCACGACGAGGCGGCCGATAGTGCTCTTCATCAGGCTCTCCGTTCGTGACCCCGCCCTGATCCTCCCGACAGACCAGAGCGTGCGCGCATGATCTCCGTACTGCGCAACCCGACCTACGCGAAACTGTTCAGTGCGCAGATCATCGCACTGCTGGGCACGGGTCTGCTCACCGTCGCCCTCGGCCTGCTCGCCTTCGACATCGCCGCAGGCGACGCTGGCGTCATCATGGGAGTGGCCATGTCGATCAAGATGATCGCCTACGTCGCCGTTGCCCCGATTACCACCGCACTGCTTGCCCGGTTGCCGCGCAAGCCGGTGCTCATCGGTGCCGACCTCATCCGCGCCGCCGTCGCGGCCGTGCTCACTTCAGCCCCTGCGCATCGAAGCCCCCGATAATGGGCCTTATCTGACCTATCGGCGGGAACCCGCACCGCGCTAGGCTCGTTGGCTAGAAGCCAAAGGAGAGGCGGTGAGAGCTGTGGGGAAGGGCTCGAGAAGGAAGAAAGAACGTCAGCAGGAGCGCGCCGAGCAGGAACGCCTGAAGTCGCAGGAGTTCTGGCATGGTGGGGTCGCCGGTCTCAACGTCGGCGATGTGCTGGACAAAGCGTACTGGCAGGATCCGCACGCCACCGATGCCGGGCGGATCCTGCGGATGCCCTCCGTCCTGCCGGCAGTGTTCATCACCCCCGATCAGAAGTTCGCCGAGTCTTACAGCGCTGAGGCCGGCCTGGGAGACCTCTACAAGGTTGTGCCCCGTGGAGATCTGCGGGAGGACCCCGACTACCAGAGGGGCCTGTCCTACTCCTGCGACTCCGCTGAGATCATCGAAGTCGTCCAGCGCGGAGTGGTGAAGACCCGTGAGAATCAGATGGCAGGCCACAGGCCGATGACCTGGGCCGGTGGAGGCCGTATGTATGACGAAGAAGGACACATGCTGCCCAGCCCCAAGATGCAGTCCATGGGAATCACCCGCGAGCATCTACGTGGATATGGGTTTCTGCCTCCATTTGACATGGTTAACGCAGATCTGACCCAGCGGATGATGTACGGCCAACTGCCTGTCGCACCGCGTTGAGATGTTTCAGTCGGACGCCGGGTTCGCTTGACCTGCGGCGGCAATCTCGTCTGGCTGGCCACTGATCGGCACAGGGGCGACCAAAATGACGGTGGAAGCCATGGGAAGGGGTTCGGATGAAGAAGCAGCACGACCAAGATGAGGTTCAGCAGCTGAAAGCACAGACGTTCTTCCACGGCGGCGCGGCGGGCCTGGAGTGTGACTGTTAGCTCGAGTTGGCGGCTTTCTGCAGCTGGAGGTGGCGGCTTCAGGTGATGCCGATGACGAGCGTGGAGCGGGCGGCTTCGACGACGTCGTCGGTGATGGTGTTGAGATCGTTGATCTTCATGATGCGTTCCATCTGGGTGAAGAGTCGGTCGACGAGGCGGAAGTTGCCGCGGGTGATGCGAGCGATCGCCGCGAGGGCTTGGGCGTCGGTGAAGTCGTCGGGGTCGAGGGTTTGGCCGAGTTTGCGCCAGCGGCGTTCGAGGACGAAGCGGAGTTCGTCTTCGGCGAGGGGCCGGTACTCGTGGGCGAAGCCGACGCGGCTGTAGAGCTGTGCGTAGCGGCTGAATTGCTTCTCGATTCCTGGCATTCCGATCAGGATGAGCGCGGTGTTGGTGCGGTCATAGCTGTCGCGTAGGTACTCCAGAGCGGCAGGGCGAAGTCGTTCGGACTCGTCAATCATGATGAGTTCGACGTGCTTGTCCCAGTGCATAACCGGTCCTTGTCGCGTGCCGTTCTTGTTCAGGTGTTGGTCGATGCAGATCGCCACGCGAGAGGTGATGTGGGTGAGGTCTTGCATGAACTGGCGAGGGCTGGCGAGGACCTGCGGGGTGTAGAACACGGTTCGCC is part of the Nesterenkonia lacusekhoensis genome and encodes:
- a CDS encoding FAD-dependent oxidoreductase, whose product is MSPVRIGILGAGAAGVAAAKTLQAVSPEVQADVFARTGEQPFNRTLVNKGVAIGLLSPEQTALPETGAALVADTVRGIDPRARQVHLASGQSRTYDGIIIATGSRPRTLGEDVLGRDDALATGRLTTLHSLTDATGIRDRLAALPGSARVLILGAGVLAAETSSLLSAAGHDVALISRSTLPGASVFGEHIAKKLLDLHQARGSTYLGRTIQAVRTHPDHISIVLDGGDRVEGDLAIIAHGTLPAAPSPWNGPDGIPVDDRLRLRQEPDQRIYAGGGVAIHEHPELGAYRIDHWDDAAAQGAHAAHTLLYDHGLGDDPGAYRPVSTFTSSIHGHILAGAGHPTPGSTARLISDDPPVVLHEHAGVPVAATGLDAVALIHQWAPRLHHQHTQN
- a CDS encoding TetR/AcrR family transcriptional regulator gives rise to the protein MATKKATATRDRPSTGSGSSGTGSRGAANQRADALCNRAKILAGTVTAIRKNPDASVADIAAEAGVGRQTLYGHFRTRPELIDAALLESLERAEGVLSEISLDGDARDAFQRLVASSWVFVDQSRAVLAAAQKELSPARIRELHEKAEARMRGLLERGQAEGAFRSDLPLSWLLTTTHVVLNGAAEEVRTGKLDPDDAPWFIDAILLPAFTHDAHSEQGR
- a CDS encoding heavy-metal-associated domain-containing protein, which codes for MRAPARLGLYGLILVAVFAVAGFTANAVVPEDTVQAWTEETEDTTHHGGEDEMNGGQADGHGGHEADAASLGLGLAQDGFQLSEVSAPTSTAGEGELTFTVTGPDGNPVTDFELDHEQEMHLIAVRADGQHFAHVHPERDEDGTWSIPWRWEEAGTYRVFADFVPADTGEGLTLSTTVQVTGDYEPVPAEPAAQSTVNGFDVAVEGDLIAGEASELTMTVTREGEPVTELEPYLGSFGHLVALREGDLAYLHVHPHGDAPAAGETSGPEIAFEATAPTPGRYLLYLDFQVDGQVHTAPLVIDTTSSAGSGEGQDGNDEGENHDH
- a CDS encoding MFS transporter → MGLFAIRDYRRLFSAQVIALFGTGLATVALGLLAYDLAGQNAGAVLGTALTIKMVMYVLIAPLAAAYADRLPRRLFLVLLDVARALVVLALPFVTEVWHIYLLIGILQASSAAFTPTFQATIPDIVTKESDYTRALSASQVAYTMETLLSPVLAAIALTFMTFNWLFIATSVGFVISAMLVLATRIPNARPSDHAGPWARVSSGIHTFTSTTSLRGVIALNLVVASAGSIVVVNTVNHVRDTLAGTQSDVAWALAASGGGTLLVALALPWIMDRVADRKVMMIGAIVLLIGVLAAVAMTGAAVVSWAATIAIWIIIGAGMALIVTPTGRVIRSAVRPSELPAAFAAQFSLSHMAWLLTYPIAGWVGTAAGFTWAWSLLAALAVTGAVGAVLLWPATTQQAPAPPPPPGGIDRPLKKEAVAQEATLTATQCSCARPV
- a CDS encoding heavy-metal-associated domain-containing protein, whose product is MATTTEYQVTGMTCGHCEGAIRSEVSEIDGVTGIEVSAQTGHLAVTAEQPVEDAAVIAAVDEAGYTAVRS
- a CDS encoding MFS transporter — translated: MNQSNTPAEKAGAKQWWGLAVLVTPSTLLFMMLTILFLAAPNMAADLGPSSTQLLWILDIYGFVMAGFLVAMGVLGDRIGKRLLMIIGAILFAGVSIVAALTTSAELMIAWRAILGLAAAMMIPATLGLIFVLFADAKQRGVAIGVWAGGISAGVALGPLLSGVLLEGFGWQATFLVAVPIMALVVIGAPLLLPEHKDPNAKIDLFSALLLVGGLLAIIYGIKRFAAQEPAGPSIGLLVAGALVGLWFVIRQLRAEKPLLDVRLFANRTVSGALAVFLLSAAALGGVYSIFTQYLQQVQELSPLQAGLSILPAAAVLIVVSTLSPVFARKFRPGNVIAIGLLTQVVGYILFTQLDAGTGLALVIASFVITYPGVAPSMALTTDLVVSSVPPEKAGGASGLATTANDLGISLGVAVIGSVGIAAYRNQIGGLLPDGLPADASTAASDSVDGAMATAPGLDPALGEQVISAAQEAFTGGLNTAAIVSAVIAVVAAIIAATRLRHVRPTGETQEAEQTTAS
- a CDS encoding heavy metal translocating P-type ATPase produces the protein MTTESTSAQDASVNLAGVELQIGGMTCASCANRIEKKLNKLDGVEASVNYATEKASVTAPEGYDPGLLIAEVEKTGYTAELPSPKGEKPSTADEGESREDAEIRVLKQRLIGAAVLAVPVILMAMIPALQFDFWGFASLALAAPVVVWAGWPFHKAAWANFKHGAATMDTLISVGTSAALIWSLVALFFGTAGDRGVVHPFELTISRTDGLGHIYLEVAAGVITFVLLGRYFEKTSKRQAGAALRALLELGAKEVSILRNGTEQRVPIEELNVGDEFVVRPGEKIATDGVITSGSSAIDASMLTGESVPVEVSEGDTVAGATVNAGGRLVVKASRVGSDTQLAQMAKMVEDAQSGKAEIQRLVDRVSGVFVPIAIAVAVAALGAWLMAGFPVSAAFTATVAVLIIACPCAMGLAAPTALLVGTGRGAQMGVLIKGPEVLESTKKVDTIVLDKTGTVTTGKMTLTDALPAPGVSRDELLRIAGGLEDYSEHPIAQAIAAGATAQVGELPAPESFDNIEGKGVQGVVDGHAVVAGREALLADWSIHLDDELKAAKQAAESEGKTAITVGWDGQARGVLVVSDQIKPTSAEAISQFKELGLTPVLLTGDNQTVAEQVAAAVGITEVIAEVLPKDKVDVVARLQGEGKVVAMVGDGVNDAPALAQADLGLAMGTGTDVAIEAADITLVRGDLRAAADAIRLARRTLRTIKQNLFWAFGYNSAAIPIAAFGLLNPMLAGAAMAFSSVSVVSNSLRLRRFKAKADNQSVPAGSTPASAGEPARA